The Sphingomonas alpina genome has a segment encoding these proteins:
- a CDS encoding cation transporter — MACNSCANQKPANDPRWRRVLWIALIVNATMFAIELVVGATAESRALQADALDFFGDSASYAISLVVAGMALRWRARAAFAKGATLTVLGAWVLVTAGWAALAGASPQAVPMGVIGVMALIANGGVAALLYRYRQGDANMRSVWICSRNDAIGNVAVVLAAGGVFGTGTMWPDLIVATILAVLGLSGGAQIMRQARQELRADRASDGSIASHHGAIAASE; from the coding sequence ATGGCCTGCAACAGTTGCGCGAACCAGAAACCGGCCAATGATCCGCGCTGGCGCCGCGTGTTGTGGATCGCGCTGATCGTCAATGCGACGATGTTCGCGATCGAGCTGGTGGTCGGCGCAACGGCGGAATCGCGCGCGTTGCAGGCCGATGCGCTCGACTTTTTCGGGGATTCGGCGAGCTATGCGATCAGCCTGGTGGTGGCCGGCATGGCGCTGCGCTGGCGCGCCCGCGCCGCCTTTGCCAAAGGCGCGACGCTGACCGTGCTTGGGGCCTGGGTGCTGGTGACGGCCGGCTGGGCGGCGCTCGCCGGCGCATCGCCGCAGGCGGTGCCGATGGGCGTGATCGGCGTGATGGCGCTGATCGCCAATGGCGGTGTCGCGGCGCTGCTGTACCGCTACCGCCAGGGCGATGCGAACATGCGCTCGGTGTGGATCTGTTCGCGCAATGACGCGATCGGCAATGTCGCCGTGGTGCTGGCGGCGGGCGGCGTGTTCGGCACCGGCACGATGTGGCCCGACCTGATCGTCGCGACGATCCTCGCCGTGCTGGGGCTGAGCGGCGGGGCGCAGATCATGCGCCAGGCGCGGCAGGAACTGCGCGCGGATCGCGCATCCGACGGATCGATCGCTTCCCATCATGGCGCGATCGCTGCTAGTGAGTGA
- a CDS encoding efflux RND transporter periplasmic adaptor subunit, translating to MILQDKRLAGSIAAAILVAAASGFSVARCTSDAAEPVAPKANADAAGKTPANDAVEMTAAAIHEAGITTQTIAAGGLAAEIVAHATVTAAPNGEALVTARASGAVTRVFKRLGDQVRAGEPLAIIESREAAQIAADGATAAARASLAARGVARERYLYGQKVSARVDLERAEAEAAVANAEARRARVSAGAANVTRDGRGVIVSSPISGRITVQQVSLGAFVQADTELFRVADPRLIQIEAALGAIDAQRIAAGDAAVIELPDGRTIAARVRAVTPTLSGETRAATAVIDAADGALQPGQSVQVRLKPAAAGQAGGIVVPESAVQSLEGRDVVFVRSANGFRARPVTTGRRSAGRIEILSGLAAGQVIATGEAFLLKAELAKGAGEED from the coding sequence ATGATCCTTCAGGACAAACGCCTGGCCGGCAGCATTGCCGCCGCCATCCTTGTCGCGGCGGCGAGCGGGTTCTCCGTCGCGCGCTGTACCAGCGATGCGGCCGAGCCGGTCGCGCCCAAGGCCAATGCAGACGCCGCCGGCAAGACGCCGGCGAACGACGCGGTCGAGATGACCGCCGCCGCGATCCACGAGGCGGGCATCACGACCCAGACGATCGCGGCCGGTGGGCTGGCGGCGGAGATTGTCGCGCATGCCACCGTCACCGCTGCGCCGAATGGCGAGGCGCTGGTCACGGCTCGCGCGAGCGGCGCAGTGACGCGCGTGTTCAAGCGGCTGGGCGACCAGGTGCGAGCGGGCGAACCGCTGGCGATCATCGAGAGCCGCGAGGCGGCACAGATCGCCGCCGATGGCGCCACAGCTGCTGCCCGGGCAAGCCTCGCGGCGCGCGGTGTGGCGCGTGAGCGCTATCTCTATGGGCAGAAAGTGTCGGCGCGCGTCGATCTGGAACGGGCCGAGGCGGAAGCCGCCGTAGCCAATGCCGAGGCACGTCGTGCGCGCGTCTCGGCGGGTGCAGCGAACGTCACGCGCGACGGGCGCGGCGTGATCGTCTCCAGCCCCATCTCCGGCCGGATCACTGTGCAGCAGGTCAGCCTCGGCGCATTCGTGCAGGCGGACACCGAGTTGTTCCGGGTCGCCGATCCACGCCTGATCCAGATCGAGGCGGCGCTCGGGGCGATCGATGCGCAGCGGATCGCCGCTGGCGATGCGGCAGTGATCGAACTGCCCGACGGACGGACCATCGCGGCGCGAGTCCGCGCCGTAACACCGACGCTGAGCGGCGAGACGCGCGCGGCGACCGCCGTGATCGATGCCGCGGACGGGGCGCTGCAACCGGGCCAGTCGGTGCAGGTGCGGCTGAAGCCGGCCGCCGCCGGGCAAGCGGGTGGCATCGTCGTGCCGGAAAGCGCGGTCCAGTCGCTCGAGGGGCGCGACGTCGTGTTCGTGCGCAGCGCGAACGGCTTCCGCGCACGGCCGGTAACGACGGGCCGGCGCAGCGCCGGGCGGATCGAAATCCTCTCCGGCCTTGCCGCCGGTCAAGTCATCGCGACCGGCGAGGCATTCCTGCTCAAGGCCGAACTGGCCAAGGGCGCTGGCGAGGAGGACTAG
- a CDS encoding TolC family protein yields the protein MYRFIAAMLAAAFCAGVAQAQSGEVLTLEQALAQAGAASPAVEMGEAGVRAADAGRIVAGLRPNPSVQIQAENVIGTGSYHGLSSAETTASLQLPLELGGKRSARIAVADSRRTRAQVAAVMMLGDLRLRVTQVYIAAVAAERRLGVAQTQAEIADEGLRVARDRVQVGATSPIDEQRADVLRINAATALDRARRAVTVARDALARLTGQPVTGALDLGWFDRVGGYGPAIPVRAERTLAWAAAKADLATADAQVRLARSQRVPDITLSAGARRLAATNDMAAVFGVSIPIPLFNNGRAALDQARAERDHADAQRRLTLTDAEQAIASAEAERDNEAATARAAGGAGLAAAVEAARIARIGYGQGKFGQLELLEAERTLAETRGASIDALAAYHDAEARLKRLTAPAPLYSGDTQ from the coding sequence ATGTATCGTTTCATCGCGGCCATGCTGGCTGCCGCGTTCTGTGCGGGTGTCGCACAGGCGCAATCAGGAGAAGTGCTGACGCTCGAACAGGCGTTGGCGCAGGCCGGGGCGGCGTCGCCCGCGGTCGAAATGGGAGAGGCCGGGGTACGCGCCGCCGATGCGGGCCGCATCGTGGCCGGGCTGCGGCCCAACCCGTCGGTCCAGATCCAGGCCGAGAATGTTATCGGCACGGGCAGCTATCACGGGCTGTCTAGCGCGGAGACCACCGCCAGCCTGCAATTGCCCCTCGAGCTGGGCGGGAAGCGTTCGGCGCGGATCGCAGTAGCGGACTCGCGGCGGACCCGCGCTCAGGTCGCGGCCGTCATGATGCTGGGCGACCTGCGGCTGCGGGTGACCCAGGTCTATATCGCGGCGGTCGCGGCGGAGCGGCGGCTGGGCGTGGCGCAGACGCAGGCCGAGATTGCCGATGAGGGCCTGCGTGTTGCGCGCGACCGGGTGCAGGTCGGCGCGACCTCGCCGATCGACGAGCAGCGCGCCGATGTGCTGCGGATCAACGCCGCAACTGCGCTCGATCGTGCGCGGCGCGCGGTCACGGTAGCGCGTGATGCGCTGGCGCGGCTGACGGGTCAGCCAGTGACCGGGGCGCTCGACCTGGGCTGGTTCGACCGGGTCGGCGGCTATGGTCCGGCGATCCCGGTGCGCGCCGAGAGGACGCTGGCCTGGGCGGCGGCAAAGGCCGATCTCGCCACCGCCGATGCACAGGTGCGGCTCGCGCGGTCGCAGCGTGTGCCCGACATCACCCTGAGCGCGGGCGCGCGGCGGCTGGCGGCGACCAATGACATGGCGGCAGTGTTCGGCGTGTCGATCCCGATCCCGCTGTTCAACAATGGCCGTGCCGCGCTCGATCAGGCGCGGGCCGAGCGGGACCATGCCGATGCGCAGCGCCGGTTGACCCTGACCGACGCCGAGCAGGCGATCGCCAGTGCCGAGGCCGAGCGCGACAATGAAGCGGCGACTGCGAGAGCGGCGGGCGGGGCAGGGCTGGCGGCGGCTGTCGAGGCGGCGCGGATTGCACGCATTGGCTATGGCCAGGGCAAGTTCGGCCAGCTCGAGTTGCTCGAGGCCGAACGCACGCTGGCCGAAACGCGCGGTGCGTCGATCGATGCGCTGGCCGCATATCATGATGCCGAAGCGCGGCTGAAGCGGCTGACCGCTCCTGCGCCACTTTATTCCGGAGACACTCAATGA
- a CDS encoding cation diffusion facilitator family transporter, which produces MHDHAAGGHAHDHTAGANATKLSWALALTSIYLVAEVIGGFYFNSLALLSDAAHMMTDVAALVIALLAIRFGQKPADDRRTFGYRRFEILAAAFNAVLLFAIAIYVLVEAIRRFSDPEPVQSTGMMIVAAVGLVVNIVSMRLLMSGKDKSFNVKGAYLEVWADMIGSVGVIAGAIAIRFTGWTWVDPIVAVGIGLWVLPRTWILLRDTTNVLLEGVPNGIELNKVRAAIAGVPGVVNVHDLHIWSMSNDDISCTAHVTLGEGAAPDEVRSRVVALLDQQFEIGHATVQTEGPGEECEAGGQVHP; this is translated from the coding sequence ATGCACGATCACGCAGCGGGCGGACACGCCCATGATCATACCGCCGGTGCCAATGCGACGAAGCTGAGCTGGGCGCTGGCGCTGACCTCCATTTATCTCGTCGCGGAGGTCATCGGCGGCTTCTACTTCAACAGCCTGGCATTATTGTCCGACGCCGCGCACATGATGACCGATGTCGCGGCGCTGGTCATCGCGCTGCTGGCGATCCGCTTTGGCCAGAAGCCGGCGGATGATCGCCGCACCTTCGGCTATCGCCGCTTCGAGATATTGGCGGCGGCCTTCAACGCGGTCTTGCTGTTTGCGATCGCGATCTATGTGCTGGTCGAGGCGATCAGGCGTTTCTCCGATCCCGAGCCGGTCCAGTCCACCGGCATGATGATCGTCGCCGCGGTCGGCCTTGTGGTGAACATCGTCTCGATGCGGCTGCTCATGTCGGGCAAGGACAAGAGTTTCAACGTCAAGGGCGCCTATCTCGAAGTCTGGGCGGACATGATCGGCTCGGTCGGTGTGATTGCCGGGGCGATCGCGATCCGCTTCACCGGCTGGACCTGGGTCGACCCGATCGTCGCCGTCGGGATCGGCCTGTGGGTGCTGCCGCGCACCTGGATTCTGCTGCGCGATACGACCAACGTCCTGCTCGAAGGCGTGCCGAACGGCATCGAGCTGAACAAGGTGCGGGCCGCGATCGCGGGGGTACCCGGCGTCGTGAACGTCCATGACCTGCATATCTGGTCGATGAGCAATGACGACATCTCGTGCACGGCGCATGTCACACTTGGGGAGGGCGCCGCACCCGACGAGGTGAGGAGCCGGGTGGTCGCCTTGCTCGATCAGCAGTTCGAGATCGGCCATGCGACCGTTCAGACCGAAGGGCCGGGCGAGGAATGCGAGGCTGGTGGGCAGGTGCATCCCTAG
- a CDS encoding efflux RND transporter permease subunit: MIANLMAFSVRARWAVVLLFLIVAGFGAWQLTRLPIDAVPDITNNQVQINTVERGLSPVEIEKRVTFPIETALAGIPGLETTRSLSRNGFSQVSAIFSDKTDLYFARQQVSERLAQARDTIPDGVQPQIGPVTTGLGEVLMYSVDFTNPGGKGATIRNGRPGWQSDGSFLTPEGARLTDEVGRAAYLRTVQDWIIRPQLRTVQGVAGIDSIGGYAKQYVVEPDAVKLSSYGISYSELAKALEAANLAVGANYFNRGGEAFLVRADARIRDVDEIADAIVATRGGVPVAVKDVAEVKIGGELRTGAASQNGHEAVIGTALMLIGENSRVVARSVGERLDGIAKSLPPGIKVTTVLDRSKLVNATVATVQKNLAEGAILVAIALFLLLGNVRAAIIAVLVIPFSFLMMAMGMNAFRVPGNLMSLGALDFGLIVDGAVIIIENCLARLALRQEHEGRLLMLSERLEETMRASQEMIRPTVFGQAIILLAFAPLLMFTGVEGKTFSPMAITIMLALVAAFILALTLVPALVALLIRGKVSEKEVWIIARTKALYAPLLDRAVARPWPFIGAGVAFFAASLLVFGSLGQEFIPQLDEKNVALASTRVPSVSLEKSLAMQREVERAVTSLPEVAVMFSKTGTAEVATDPMPPNVSDGFVILKPQSEWPAGVTSKADVLRRIEEKSGAKIGNAFEVSQPIQLRFNELIAGVRGDVAIKLYGDDLDKMGAAAQHIVRVLQTITGAADVKAEQTSGSPTLDVTFDRAAIARYGLTVAEVADTVAAAMAGRDAGLLFEGDRRFEVTVRVPAATRESLDALAALPVLLPQEAGERRGSVPLSQVARFRFSEGLNQISRENGKRRVVIQANVRGRDVGSFVLEAQAKVDTLALPAGSYLEWGGQFQSLQAASQRLAIVVPLCFLAIFGLLYMALGGFARAASVFLAVPLGLAGGVFTLWVTGIAFSVSAAVGFICLAGVAVLNGLVVMTAIREKLEAGIELGRAITEGMFEKVRPVIMTGLVPAIGFVPMALATGTGAEVQKPLATVVIGGLIAATILTLLVLPAISKVVLGLGERAARWRSQPHVVPATA; encoded by the coding sequence ATGATTGCGAACCTTATGGCCTTTTCCGTCCGCGCCCGCTGGGCGGTGGTCCTGCTCTTTCTGATCGTCGCCGGCTTCGGTGCCTGGCAGCTCACCAGATTGCCGATCGATGCGGTGCCCGACATCACCAACAACCAGGTCCAGATCAATACGGTCGAGCGCGGACTGTCGCCGGTCGAGATCGAGAAGCGCGTCACTTTCCCGATCGAGACCGCGCTGGCCGGCATTCCCGGCCTGGAGACCACCCGCTCGTTGTCGCGCAACGGGTTCAGCCAGGTGTCGGCGATCTTCAGCGACAAGACCGACCTCTATTTCGCGCGCCAGCAAGTCAGCGAACGCCTCGCCCAGGCACGTGACACGATTCCCGATGGCGTGCAGCCGCAGATCGGGCCGGTCACCACCGGGCTTGGCGAAGTGCTGATGTATTCGGTCGACTTCACCAACCCGGGCGGCAAGGGCGCGACCATTCGCAATGGCCGGCCGGGCTGGCAGTCGGACGGCAGCTTCCTCACCCCCGAGGGCGCGCGGCTCACCGATGAGGTCGGTCGGGCGGCCTATCTGCGCACGGTGCAGGACTGGATCATCCGGCCGCAGCTGCGTACCGTCCAGGGTGTCGCCGGGATCGATTCGATCGGCGGCTATGCCAAGCAATATGTCGTCGAGCCCGACGCGGTGAAGCTGTCCTCCTACGGCATCTCCTATTCCGAGCTGGCCAAGGCGCTGGAGGCGGCGAACCTTGCGGTTGGCGCCAATTACTTCAATCGCGGTGGCGAGGCGTTCCTGGTTCGCGCCGATGCCCGGATCCGCGATGTCGATGAGATTGCCGATGCGATCGTCGCGACGCGCGGCGGGGTGCCGGTCGCGGTCAAGGATGTCGCCGAAGTGAAGATCGGCGGCGAGCTGCGCACTGGCGCGGCAAGCCAGAACGGCCATGAAGCGGTGATCGGAACCGCGCTGATGCTGATCGGCGAGAATAGCCGGGTGGTCGCGCGCAGCGTCGGCGAGCGGCTCGACGGCATCGCCAAATCGCTGCCGCCGGGGATCAAGGTGACGACCGTGCTCGACCGGTCGAAGCTGGTCAATGCGACGGTCGCGACGGTGCAGAAGAACCTGGCCGAAGGCGCGATCCTCGTCGCGATCGCGCTGTTCCTGCTGCTCGGCAATGTCCGCGCCGCGATCATCGCGGTGCTCGTCATCCCCTTCTCGTTCCTGATGATGGCGATGGGCATGAATGCCTTTCGGGTGCCCGGCAACCTGATGAGCCTGGGCGCGCTCGATTTCGGCCTGATCGTCGATGGTGCAGTGATCATCATCGAGAATTGCCTGGCGCGGCTCGCGCTTCGCCAGGAACATGAAGGGCGGCTGCTCATGCTGAGCGAGCGGCTCGAGGAGACGATGCGGGCGTCGCAGGAGATGATCAGGCCGACGGTGTTCGGCCAGGCGATCATCCTGCTCGCCTTTGCGCCGCTGTTGATGTTCACCGGCGTCGAAGGCAAGACCTTCTCGCCGATGGCGATCACGATCATGCTGGCGCTGGTCGCGGCCTTCATCCTGGCGCTGACCCTCGTCCCGGCACTGGTCGCCTTGCTGATCCGCGGCAAGGTCTCGGAGAAAGAGGTGTGGATCATCGCCCGGACCAAGGCGCTTTATGCGCCGTTGCTCGACCGGGCGGTGGCCCGGCCCTGGCCGTTCATTGGCGCCGGGGTCGCCTTCTTTGCGGCGTCGCTGCTGGTGTTCGGGTCACTGGGGCAGGAGTTCATCCCGCAGCTCGACGAGAAGAATGTCGCGCTTGCCTCGACCCGCGTGCCCTCGGTCAGTCTCGAAAAGTCGCTCGCCATGCAGCGCGAGGTCGAGCGCGCCGTCACCAGCCTGCCCGAAGTGGCGGTGATGTTCTCCAAGACCGGCACGGCCGAAGTGGCGACAGATCCGATGCCGCCGAATGTCTCGGACGGGTTCGTGATCCTCAAGCCGCAGTCGGAATGGCCGGCGGGCGTGACCAGCAAGGCCGATGTGCTGAGGCGGATCGAGGAGAAGTCCGGCGCCAAGATCGGTAACGCCTTCGAGGTCAGCCAGCCGATCCAGCTGCGCTTCAACGAGCTGATCGCCGGCGTGCGCGGCGATGTCGCGATCAAGCTGTATGGCGACGATCTCGACAAGATGGGCGCAGCGGCCCAGCATATCGTGCGTGTGCTCCAGACCATAACCGGCGCCGCCGACGTGAAAGCCGAACAGACCAGCGGCTCGCCGACGCTCGACGTGACGTTCGATCGCGCGGCGATCGCGCGCTATGGCCTGACCGTCGCGGAAGTCGCCGATACAGTCGCCGCCGCGATGGCGGGGCGCGACGCGGGGCTGTTGTTCGAGGGCGACCGCCGCTTCGAAGTGACGGTGCGCGTACCGGCGGCGACGCGCGAGAGCCTCGATGCGCTGGCCGCCCTTCCCGTGCTCCTGCCGCAGGAAGCGGGGGAAAGACGGGGCTCGGTGCCGCTGTCGCAAGTGGCGCGATTCCGCTTCAGTGAGGGGCTGAACCAGATCAGCCGGGAGAATGGCAAGAGGCGCGTGGTGATCCAGGCCAATGTGCGCGGCCGCGATGTGGGGTCATTCGTACTCGAAGCGCAGGCCAAGGTCGACACGCTGGCGCTGCCGGCGGGTTCCTATCTTGAATGGGGCGGCCAGTTCCAGAGCCTCCAGGCCGCGTCGCAGCGCCTCGCGATCGTCGTGCCGCTATGCTTCCTGGCGATCTTCGGCTTGCTCTACATGGCGCTGGGCGGGTTCGCGCGGGCGGCGTCGGTGTTCCTCGCGGTGCCGTTGGGTCTTGCCGGCGGCGTGTTCACGCTCTGGGTGACGGGCATCGCCTTCTCCGTCTCGGCGGCGGTCGGGTTTATCTGCCTGGCCGGCGTCGCAGTGCTCAACGGTCTGGTGGTGATGACGGCGATCCGCGAAAAGCTGGAGGCGGGGATCGAACTGGGACGGGCGATTACCGAGGGAATGTTCGAAAAGGTCCGGCCGGTGATCATGACCGGCCTCGTGCCGGCGATCGGCTTCGTCCCGATGGCGCTCGCCACCGGCACTGGCGCCGAAGTGCAGAAGCCGCTCGCCACGGTGGTGATCGGCGGGCTGATCGCGGCGACGATCCTGACGTTGCTGGTGCTGCCGGCCATATCCAAGGTGGTGCTGGGCCTGGGCGAACGGGCCGCGCGTTGGAGGTCGCAACCCCATGTCGTGCCGGCCACGGCCTGA